The following are encoded together in the Methanosarcina flavescens genome:
- the feoB gene encoding ferrous iron transport protein B, translating to MIRISSSCCTSESGGKNKSPYDMTIAFIGNPSVGKSVFFSRLTGVGVEVSNYPGTTVALKRGIVKARGKTIEVVDLPGIYSLGTTNEDEKVTKRFLIEDRPDIIVNVLDASRLERNLYLTLQLLELDIPMVIALNQVDLAADLGILVDADGLSELLGLPVVPTVATRGIGLDDVMLVALAEQGKTQEHHRVGYSQLIRQALSSLDYAFPNVPPSVKTAALLDDAEFVDLCCMPPEANALLSSARRLRKNLEMEHGISVPETVARDLYGEAGYIVDSVVSRFEPKKSLREKIDAILTSPNFGIAVLISALLLTFLLVFRVGGFLETWIVDEVFEPYVIQPAEAVTSDMPPILGNLIVYSLRGVEAGFAIAIPYIAVFYAILSIFEDSGYLTRAAFLLDNLAHKLGLHGRAVIPLVLGFGCNVPAIMAVHALGTRREKRIASVLISLVPCSARTVIILGLVGTFVGFWPAVSIYVLEMFIIVSLGWILGRSLPGQKSGFIMEMTPLRKPELKSTIKKTWMKSREFVYIAFPLLLIGSAFLGVVDALGLLSIFQDFVEPISVGLLGLPSFVVTALVFGILRKEMALQILAVLAGTANFAAILTPVQMYQFAVITTIYIPCVATIAVLKHELGTKDTALIVSFTTLLALGMGILIRVFGPSFL from the coding sequence GTGATCAGAATTTCCAGCTCATGTTGCACTTCCGAAAGTGGAGGTAAGAACAAAAGTCCCTATGATATGACAATTGCTTTCATAGGGAACCCAAGCGTTGGAAAAAGCGTTTTTTTTAGCAGGCTTACCGGGGTAGGTGTTGAGGTCTCGAATTATCCTGGCACGACAGTTGCACTTAAAAGAGGAATTGTAAAAGCCAGGGGGAAGACTATCGAAGTTGTTGACCTGCCAGGCATTTATTCCCTTGGGACTACAAACGAAGACGAGAAGGTAACCAAGAGATTTCTGATTGAAGACCGGCCGGATATTATCGTTAATGTCCTTGATGCGAGCAGGCTTGAGAGGAATCTGTACCTGACCCTTCAGCTTCTGGAACTCGATATTCCTATGGTTATTGCGTTAAATCAGGTGGATCTGGCTGCAGACCTTGGGATTCTCGTTGATGCTGATGGACTCTCTGAACTGCTTGGTCTGCCTGTAGTGCCAACTGTTGCTACCCGGGGAATAGGACTCGATGACGTAATGCTTGTAGCCCTTGCAGAGCAGGGTAAGACTCAGGAACATCACAGGGTAGGATACAGCCAGTTGATCCGCCAGGCTCTTTCCAGCCTGGACTATGCTTTTCCAAATGTCCCTCCAAGCGTAAAAACAGCAGCTCTTCTGGACGATGCAGAGTTTGTAGATCTCTGCTGTATGCCACCTGAAGCTAACGCGTTGCTCTCTTCTGCCAGGCGATTAAGGAAGAATCTGGAGATGGAACATGGAATTTCGGTGCCTGAAACTGTTGCAAGAGATCTTTATGGGGAAGCCGGATATATTGTGGACAGCGTGGTTTCAAGGTTCGAACCTAAAAAAAGCTTGAGAGAAAAAATAGATGCCATCCTTACCTCCCCTAACTTCGGAATTGCTGTACTTATATCTGCCCTGCTCCTTACTTTTCTTCTTGTTTTCCGGGTAGGAGGTTTCCTTGAAACCTGGATTGTGGATGAGGTTTTTGAGCCTTATGTGATCCAGCCTGCCGAAGCCGTAACTTCAGATATGCCGCCTATCCTGGGAAACCTGATCGTATATTCTCTCAGGGGGGTAGAAGCCGGATTTGCGATTGCAATTCCCTATATTGCAGTCTTTTACGCCATTCTTTCCATATTCGAAGATTCGGGCTATCTTACTAGGGCAGCTTTTCTGCTGGATAATCTCGCGCACAAGCTTGGGCTTCATGGGAGAGCCGTGATCCCTCTTGTTCTTGGCTTTGGCTGCAATGTTCCTGCAATTATGGCAGTGCATGCTCTTGGTACGCGGCGGGAAAAGAGAATTGCTTCCGTTCTTATTTCCCTTGTTCCCTGCTCTGCAAGAACGGTTATCATCCTTGGGCTTGTAGGAACATTCGTAGGCTTCTGGCCTGCAGTTTCAATATATGTTCTTGAGATGTTTATCATTGTCAGCCTGGGATGGATTTTGGGAAGAAGTCTTCCAGGTCAGAAGAGTGGGTTTATCATGGAAATGACTCCTCTCAGGAAGCCTGAACTGAAATCTACCATCAAGAAAACATGGATGAAGAGCCGGGAGTTTGTCTACATTGCTTTCCCACTTCTACTCATCGGAAGTGCTTTTCTAGGAGTTGTCGATGCCCTGGGACTTCTTTCCATCTTTCAGGACTTTGTCGAGCCCATATCTGTAGGTCTGCTGGGGCTTCCATCATTTGTGGTAACAGCTCTGGTCTTTGGAATTCTTCGAAAAGAAATGGCTCTTCAGATCCTTGCCGTACTTGCAGGTACAGCTAACTTTGCAGCTATATTAACACCTGTTCAGATGTACCAGTTTGCTGTAATTACAACCATCTATATTCCCTGTGTGGCAACAATTGCAGTACTGAAGCACGAACTTGGAACAAAGGATACAGCTTTGATAGTCTCCTTTACCACATTACTGGCTCTCGGTATGGGTATCCTCATACGGGTTTTTGGGCCTTCTTTCCTTTAA
- a CDS encoding metal-dependent transcriptional regulator, producing the protein MNIDRFEEYLETILYLIRKNKGPAKTKQISEELNVSPPSVTEMIKKLYSSGLVEYTPYQGVELTEKGTDQAIKIKRKHQVLETFLVDVLDFDRKEAHKEACELEHAVSDAVLERLYEFLGSPEYCPDGNPINLDKNNITQDEKFIPLDEMEEGSSGKVARVTLPRETKERLISLGILTGEDIEVRRKQKQGCISVMAIGSEIALGRDIAKKIFISPKSKNV; encoded by the coding sequence ATGAACATCGATAGATTTGAAGAATATCTTGAGACTATTCTCTATCTTATTAGAAAGAACAAGGGACCTGCAAAGACCAAACAGATCTCTGAAGAACTCAACGTATCTCCGCCGAGCGTGACGGAGATGATAAAAAAATTATATTCCTCGGGACTTGTAGAGTATACACCTTATCAAGGAGTCGAATTGACAGAAAAAGGAACTGACCAGGCTATCAAGATTAAAAGAAAGCATCAGGTGCTTGAAACTTTCCTAGTTGACGTCCTGGATTTCGATAGGAAGGAAGCCCATAAGGAAGCTTGCGAACTTGAGCATGCAGTATCTGATGCCGTACTTGAGAGGCTCTACGAGTTTCTTGGAAGTCCAGAGTACTGCCCTGATGGAAACCCTATCAATCTTGATAAAAATAACATTACACAAGATGAGAAGTTCATTCCACTTGACGAGATGGAAGAGGGAAGTTCAGGCAAAGTCGCGCGGGTAACCCTTCCCAGGGAAACAAAGGAACGCCTGATCTCCCTCGGTATTCTTACCGGAGAAGACATTGAGGTAAGGCGCAAGCAAAAACAGGGTTGTATTTCGGTCATGGCAATAGGATCAGAAATTGCTCTTGGAAGAGACATTGCAAAGAAAATTTTCATATCTCCTAAAAGCAAAAACGTGTAA
- a CDS encoding N-acetyltransferase — MIRKARVDDVVVMKQIINTYSKEELMLARSLSEMYENIRDYYVCEIDGEVVGCCALHVVWEDLAEILALAVNPECARKGIGTKLVLACLEDAENLGMKEVFALTYVPEFFETLGFKIIDKNSLPRKIWSGCLRCPKFPDCNEIAVLKSINS, encoded by the coding sequence TTGATCAGGAAAGCCAGGGTAGATGACGTTGTTGTAATGAAGCAGATCATCAATACTTATTCGAAGGAAGAGCTAATGCTCGCCCGTTCACTGAGTGAGATGTACGAAAATATCAGGGATTATTACGTCTGCGAGATTGATGGAGAGGTTGTGGGTTGCTGTGCCCTGCATGTAGTATGGGAAGACCTCGCAGAGATACTTGCCCTTGCCGTGAATCCCGAGTGTGCTAGGAAAGGAATAGGTACAAAGCTTGTCTTGGCCTGCCTTGAGGATGCTGAAAATCTTGGCATGAAGGAAGTTTTTGCACTTACTTACGTGCCTGAATTTTTCGAAACTCTGGGCTTCAAGATTATAGATAAGAATAGCCTTCCCAGGAAAATCTGGTCTGGTTGTCTGAGATGCCCCAAGTTTCCGGATTGTAATGAAATTGCTGTCCTGAAATCGATCAATTCTTGA
- a CDS encoding biotin transporter BioY, whose protein sequence is MMVFASLIAALTAAGAYIQIPVPFSPVPVTLQVFFVLLAGSMLKSKWGGLSMIVYTLLGIAGLPVFAGGTSGMGVLLGPTGGYIIGFILAAYIVGKLSEKAESADKSSFFVNALNMSAAVLVIYACGFIQLMFVAEIDPRAAFTLGVIPFLPGEVVKAAVAAYIASTYEL, encoded by the coding sequence ATGATGGTTTTCGCATCCCTTATTGCTGCCCTGACTGCCGCAGGAGCTTACATACAGATTCCTGTACCTTTCTCTCCTGTCCCTGTTACACTGCAGGTTTTCTTTGTCCTGCTCGCCGGAAGCATGTTGAAAAGCAAATGGGGAGGCCTGAGCATGATAGTGTATACCTTGCTCGGTATAGCAGGGCTTCCTGTGTTTGCAGGAGGTACTTCCGGAATGGGAGTGCTCCTCGGGCCAACAGGCGGATACATAATCGGCTTCATCCTGGCGGCTTATATAGTAGGAAAGCTTTCCGAAAAGGCTGAAAGCGCTGACAAATCCAGCTTCTTCGTTAATGCGCTTAACATGAGCGCAGCAGTCCTCGTTATCTATGCCTGTGGATTTATTCAATTGATGTTTGTAGCTGAAATTGATCCCAGAGCAGCCTTTACTCTTGGTGTCATTCCGTTTCTGCCTGGAGAGGTCGTAAAAGCTGCAGTTGCGGCATATATTGCTTCAACCTATGAACTTTAA
- a CDS encoding energy-coupling factor transporter ATPase, protein MIRLEKVSYSYSDGTPALENINLDIKKGEFIGVVGKNGSGKSTLALLLSGLLKPQTGRVMIRGMDTCDPSKLKGIRKFVGIVFQNPETQFVGRTVEEDLAFGPENLCLPPVEIRKCVDMALAETELEKYRHRSPKTLSGGQGQCVALAGILAMEPECLIFDEVSSMLDPESGMAILETIKKLHKKGKTIIYITHNLEELHDADRILVMEKGRIRLDGDPESIFSDTSLQNLGLALPSLTELAEKLRMHGVTIPWEKTSSPQNFAEEICRLFLKT, encoded by the coding sequence ATGATCAGGCTTGAAAAAGTAAGTTATAGTTATTCTGACGGTACCCCTGCGCTTGAGAATATAAATCTGGATATAAAAAAAGGAGAATTTATAGGGGTAGTAGGAAAAAATGGCAGCGGAAAATCCACACTTGCCCTTCTGCTCAGCGGGCTTCTGAAACCCCAAACTGGCAGGGTAATGATAAGGGGAATGGATACCTGTGACCCTTCAAAACTTAAGGGAATCCGGAAGTTTGTGGGTATTGTTTTCCAGAATCCTGAAACTCAATTTGTGGGCAGGACAGTTGAAGAAGATCTAGCTTTCGGCCCAGAGAATCTCTGCCTTCCTCCTGTGGAAATCAGAAAGTGTGTGGATATGGCGCTTGCTGAAACCGAGCTTGAAAAATACAGGCATCGATCTCCAAAAACGCTAAGTGGAGGACAGGGACAGTGTGTGGCTCTGGCAGGAATTCTTGCAATGGAACCTGAATGCCTTATTTTTGACGAGGTTAGTTCCATGCTGGACCCGGAGTCCGGAATGGCTATCCTCGAAACCATAAAAAAATTACATAAAAAAGGAAAAACAATTATATATATTACTCATAATCTCGAAGAACTCCATGACGCCGATAGAATCCTTGTCATGGAAAAAGGAAGAATAAGGCTTGATGGAGACCCTGAAAGCATTTTTTCTGATACTTCTCTCCAGAACCTGGGACTTGCCTTGCCTTCCCTGACTGAGCTCGCTGAGAAACTGAGAATGCATGGAGTAACAATTCCCTGGGAAAAAACTTCTTCCCCGCAAAACTTTGCAGAGGAAATATGCCGATTATTCTTGAAAACGTAA
- a CDS encoding ATP-binding cassette domain-containing protein, with product MPIILENVSFSYSRKTPLETPALRNINLRIEKGEFVGILGEKGAGKSTLTKLFNGLLKPETGKIRVDGLDPSLKEVKRRIGMVFQQAADQLFCKTVYQEIAFGPLNFGCSKRETEERVYEAIEAVSLDQSVLTRDPFSLSGGEMQRVALASALALRPDYLVLDEPITGLDPAGKKEILEALKKIKEKGTAVIAVTHNLKGFFPLLETIVLIKEGKIAFQGSRESYLERGCIPLPPIASMMKELRARGLSVNPAIFTVEDALEEILKLKSVFEKEDNGN from the coding sequence ATGCCGATTATTCTTGAAAACGTAAGTTTCTCCTATTCCAGAAAGACTCCTCTGGAAACGCCTGCTTTAAGAAACATTAACCTGCGAATAGAGAAAGGAGAGTTTGTGGGAATACTGGGAGAAAAAGGTGCTGGGAAATCCACTCTCACAAAACTTTTCAATGGGCTTTTGAAGCCGGAAACCGGAAAAATTCGCGTGGATGGGCTTGATCCCTCTTTAAAAGAGGTGAAACGCAGGATAGGAATGGTTTTTCAACAGGCTGCTGACCAGCTTTTTTGTAAGACTGTATATCAAGAAATAGCCTTCGGGCCTCTGAACTTCGGGTGCTCGAAAAGAGAAACCGAGGAAAGAGTATATGAGGCAATTGAGGCTGTTTCTCTTGATCAGAGCGTACTTACTCGGGATCCTTTCAGCCTGAGTGGAGGAGAAATGCAAAGAGTTGCTCTCGCAAGTGCCCTTGCCCTCAGGCCGGATTACCTGGTACTCGACGAACCCATAACAGGGCTTGATCCGGCTGGAAAAAAGGAAATTCTTGAAGCTCTCAAAAAAATAAAAGAGAAAGGGACTGCAGTTATAGCGGTTACCCATAATCTCAAAGGGTTCTTCCCATTACTGGAAACAATCGTGCTCATAAAGGAGGGAAAAATAGCCTTTCAGGGCAGCCGGGAAAGCTACCTTGAGAGAGGGTGCATACCTCTTCCGCCCATAGCCTCCATGATGAAAGAACTCAGGGCGAGAGGATTATCAGTAAACCCTGCAATATTCACGGTCGAAGATGCTCTTGAAGAGATCCTGAAATTAAAATCCGTTTTTGAAAAAGAGGATAACGGAAATTAG
- a CDS encoding energy-coupling factor transporter transmembrane component T family protein codes for MQEPVFSYVPGVSFLHRLDPRTKITAVMLLGILTFRIENFAGVAALFAFFFALASLSGLPMKIFFRAVRPMMLFIVFIFLAQLFFTDGKSLASYWILQPTLEGLETGLKLAARFVLLLLFAALLTASTDPSAITCGIERMLRPLPLRWLGITSFELATMMNISIAFLPLLFERVERTKAAQAARGMDSVKNPLRSVPALAIPLLRGVIRDAEELALAMESRGYQGSRRTSMHELSMQKDDWKALSVLAVFFIFVLLL; via the coding sequence ATGCAGGAACCTGTATTCAGTTACGTACCCGGAGTCTCCTTTCTTCACAGGCTTGATCCCAGAACAAAAATTACAGCAGTAATGCTGCTTGGAATTCTGACGTTCAGGATTGAGAATTTTGCAGGAGTAGCGGCGCTTTTCGCGTTTTTCTTTGCCCTTGCTTCACTCTCAGGGCTGCCAATGAAAATATTTTTTAGAGCAGTAAGGCCTATGATGTTGTTTATAGTTTTCATTTTTCTAGCACAGCTATTTTTCACCGATGGAAAATCTCTTGCTTCGTACTGGATTCTGCAACCGACGCTTGAGGGGCTGGAGACAGGGCTAAAGCTTGCTGCTCGATTTGTACTCCTTTTGCTTTTTGCAGCCCTTTTGACGGCCAGTACCGATCCATCGGCAATTACCTGCGGCATAGAGAGAATGCTAAGGCCTTTACCCCTGCGATGGCTTGGAATCACATCTTTTGAGCTTGCTACGATGATGAATATCTCTATAGCGTTTCTTCCCCTTCTGTTTGAGAGAGTTGAACGTACAAAAGCGGCTCAGGCTGCAAGAGGCATGGACTCTGTGAAAAATCCTCTCCGTTCCGTTCCTGCCCTTGCGATTCCCCTGCTGAGAGGCGTGATCAGGGACGCTGAAGAGCTGGCTCTTGCAATGGAGAGCAGGGGATATCAGGGAAGCAGGCGGACCTCAATGCATGAGCTTTCCATGCAGAAGGACGACTGGAAAGCCCTCTCTGTCCTTGCGGTTTTTTTTATCTTTGTACTGCTCCTATGA